A section of the Agromyces aurantiacus genome encodes:
- a CDS encoding ArsR/SmtB family transcription factor, giving the protein MADIFDVVADPTRRDILGVLLDRETTVPESGGEISVGEIVTALGVSQPTVSKHLKVLRESGLVAVREEGQHRYYRLDRAPLERLEDWLIPFVSTDAATDAITLAGADAGAAEGLNEEQRAFASALGKAFADTAHQVTAVVAQRKRR; this is encoded by the coding sequence ATGGCGGACATCTTCGACGTGGTGGCGGATCCGACCCGGCGAGACATCCTCGGCGTCCTCCTCGACCGCGAGACGACCGTTCCCGAGTCGGGCGGTGAGATCAGCGTCGGCGAGATCGTCACGGCACTCGGCGTCAGCCAGCCCACGGTGTCCAAGCACCTCAAGGTGCTCCGCGAGTCGGGCCTCGTCGCCGTGCGCGAGGAGGGCCAGCACCGCTACTACCGCCTCGACCGCGCGCCGCTCGAGCGGCTCGAGGACTGGCTGATCCCCTTCGTCTCGACGGATGCGGCGACCGACGCCATCACGCTCGCGGGCGCCGATGCGGGTGCCGCCGAGGGGCTCAACGAGGAGCAGCGCGCGTTCGCGTCGGCGCTCGGCAAGGCGTTCGCCGACACGGCGCACCAGGTCACCGCGGTCGTCGCGCAGCGCAAGCGCCGGTAG
- a CDS encoding potassium channel family protein, whose protein sequence is MVDRIKHDAPVLVIGLGRFGAATAGQLDRLGREVLAVDDDEALVQKWAERVTHAVVADARSLDALKQIGAQEFSIAVCAVGSSVEASVLITANLVDLKIPQIWAKAISSSHGKILERIGANHVIYPEREAGERTAHLVSGRMIDFIEFDDDFALVKMYPPKPIRGKNLAESGVRTRHNVTVVGVKSPGKPFTYATEKTVVSTHDLIIVSGTESDIEKFAALE, encoded by the coding sequence TTGGTTGACCGCATCAAGCACGACGCCCCAGTGCTCGTCATCGGGCTCGGCCGGTTCGGGGCGGCCACGGCCGGCCAGCTCGACCGCCTCGGACGCGAGGTGCTCGCCGTCGACGACGACGAGGCGCTCGTGCAGAAGTGGGCCGAGCGCGTCACGCACGCCGTGGTCGCCGACGCGCGCTCGCTCGACGCGCTCAAGCAGATCGGCGCGCAGGAGTTCTCGATCGCGGTGTGCGCGGTCGGCTCGTCGGTCGAGGCGTCGGTGCTCATCACCGCGAACCTCGTCGACCTGAAGATCCCGCAGATCTGGGCGAAGGCGATCTCGTCGAGCCACGGCAAGATCCTCGAGCGCATCGGCGCGAACCACGTGATCTACCCCGAGCGCGAGGCCGGCGAGCGCACCGCGCACCTCGTGTCGGGCCGCATGATCGACTTCATCGAGTTCGACGACGACTTCGCGCTCGTGAAGATGTACCCGCCGAAGCCGATCCGCGGCAAGAACCTCGCCGAGTCGGGCGTGCGCACGCGGCACAACGTCACGGTCGTCGGCGTGAAGAGCCCCGGCAAGCCGTTCACCTACGCGACGGAGAAGACGGTCGTGTCGACCCACGACCTCATCATCGTGTCGGGCACCGAGAGCGACATCGAGAAGTTCGCCGCGCTCGAGTAG
- the kdpA gene encoding potassium-transporting ATPase subunit KdpA, whose product MEVFLAVLQAATLVLILALLSRPLGDWMARIYTSDRDWRSERVVYRLVGVDSSSEQSWPAYLRGVLAFSLVGVLLLYALQRIQAVLPYALGLPAVPEGLSFNTAASFVTNTNWQSYSPELTMGYTVQFAGLAVQNFVSAAVGIAVAIALVRGFARRRAGTIGNFWVDLVRGAFRLLLPGAFIAAIVLLVGGVIQNVNGFTEITTLAGSTQVIPGGPVASQEAIKELGTNGGGFFNANSAHPFENPSAWTSLFEIVLLLAIPFSLPRTFGRMVGSNRQGYAILAAMASLFVVSLVALSALEWAGHGTAPELAGAAMEGKEQRFGILGSTLFAASTTLTSTGAVNSMHDSYTALGGMIPMLNMMLGEVAPGGVGSGLYGMLVLAVIAVFIAGLLVGRTPEYLGKKIGPREIKLASLYILVTPTLVLAGTALSFAIPGVRQDVEDVSIWNPGVHGMSEVLYGFTSAANNNGSAFAGLTANTPWLNTALGVAMLLGRFVPIVLVLALAGSLAAQDKVPATSGTLPTHRPQFVGLLAGVTVLVTALTYFPVLTLGPLAEGLS is encoded by the coding sequence GTGGAGGTCTTCCTGGCCGTCCTGCAGGCGGCCACCCTCGTCCTGATCCTCGCCCTGCTCTCCCGACCGCTCGGCGACTGGATGGCGCGGATCTACACGTCCGACCGCGACTGGCGCTCGGAGCGCGTCGTGTACCGGCTCGTGGGCGTCGACTCGTCGTCGGAGCAGTCCTGGCCCGCGTACCTGCGCGGCGTGCTCGCGTTCAGCCTCGTCGGCGTGCTGCTGCTGTACGCGCTGCAGCGCATCCAGGCGGTGCTGCCGTACGCCCTGGGGCTTCCCGCCGTGCCCGAGGGGCTGTCGTTCAACACCGCGGCGTCGTTCGTCACGAACACGAACTGGCAGTCGTACTCTCCCGAGCTCACGATGGGCTACACGGTCCAGTTCGCCGGGCTCGCGGTGCAGAACTTCGTCTCCGCCGCGGTCGGGATCGCGGTGGCGATCGCGCTCGTCCGCGGGTTCGCCCGCCGTCGTGCGGGCACCATCGGCAACTTCTGGGTCGACCTCGTGCGCGGCGCGTTCCGGCTCCTGCTCCCGGGTGCGTTCATCGCCGCGATCGTGCTCCTGGTCGGTGGCGTGATCCAGAACGTCAACGGCTTCACCGAGATCACGACGCTCGCCGGGAGCACGCAGGTGATCCCCGGCGGACCGGTCGCCTCGCAGGAGGCGATCAAGGAGCTCGGCACCAACGGCGGCGGGTTCTTCAACGCCAACTCCGCGCATCCGTTCGAGAACCCCAGCGCGTGGACGAGCCTGTTCGAGATCGTGCTGCTGCTCGCCATCCCGTTCTCGCTGCCGCGCACGTTCGGGCGGATGGTCGGCTCGAACCGACAGGGGTACGCGATCCTCGCAGCCATGGCGTCGCTCTTCGTCGTCTCGCTCGTCGCGTTGAGCGCCCTGGAGTGGGCCGGTCACGGCACCGCACCGGAGCTCGCCGGTGCGGCGATGGAGGGCAAGGAGCAGCGGTTCGGAATCCTGGGGTCGACGCTGTTCGCGGCCAGCACGACGCTCACGTCCACCGGCGCCGTGAACTCCATGCACGACTCCTATACCGCGCTCGGCGGGATGATCCCGATGCTGAACATGATGCTCGGCGAGGTCGCCCCCGGCGGCGTCGGATCGGGCCTCTACGGCATGCTCGTGCTCGCGGTCATCGCGGTGTTCATCGCCGGCCTCCTCGTGGGCCGCACGCCCGAGTACCTCGGCAAGAAGATCGGTCCGCGGGAGATCAAGCTCGCGAGCCTCTACATCCTCGTCACGCCGACCCTCGTGCTCGCCGGCACGGCCCTGAGCTTCGCGATCCCCGGCGTCCGCCAGGACGTCGAGGACGTCTCGATCTGGAACCCGGGCGTCCACGGCATGTCGGAGGTGCTCTACGGGTTCACGAGCGCTGCGAACAACAACGGATCGGCATTCGCCGGCCTCACCGCGAACACCCCGTGGTTGAACACCGCGCTCGGCGTCGCGATGCTGCTCGGGCGCTTCGTGCCGATCGTGCTGGTGCTGGCCCTCGCCGGCAGCCTCGCCGCGCAGGACAAGGTTCCAGCGACCTCGGGCACCCTGCCGACGCACCGACCGCAGTTCGTCGGCCTCCTCGCCGGCGTGACGGTCCTCGTGACCGCCCTCACCTATTTCCCCGTTCTCACGCTGGGTCCACTGGCGGAAGGGCTGAGTTGA
- a CDS encoding glutaredoxin family protein, which produces MSVRDIRLTLIGKPGCHLCDDAREVVQCVREELAGTPGAPATTLDELSILDDEALRARYAEEIPVLLVDGEVHAYWRIDPVRLKTALLAKA; this is translated from the coding sequence ATGAGCGTCCGCGACATCCGCCTGACCCTCATCGGCAAGCCCGGATGCCACCTGTGCGACGACGCGCGGGAAGTCGTGCAGTGCGTGCGCGAGGAGCTCGCGGGCACGCCCGGAGCCCCGGCGACCACGCTCGACGAGCTGTCCATCCTCGACGACGAGGCGCTGCGTGCACGCTACGCCGAGGAGATCCCGGTGCTGCTGGTCGACGGCGAGGTGCACGCCTACTGGCGTATCGACCCCGTGCGGCTGAAGACCGCCCTGCTGGCGAAGGCGTAG
- the kdpF gene encoding K(+)-transporting ATPase subunit F, with the protein MIVFELLAAALGLAAVAYLVYALIRPERF; encoded by the coding sequence GTGATCGTCTTCGAGCTGCTCGCCGCCGCCCTGGGCCTCGCCGCCGTCGCGTACCTCGTGTACGCCCTGATCCGGCCCGAGAGGTTCTAG
- a CDS encoding GNAT family N-acetyltransferase, which produces MPRPELVIRTTREDDWAAVRDLRLEMLRDTPIAFGDTLERALTYDEAEWRTRARRGESSQQTVVVAIRDDEWVGTMACYVPDLATGPMLVGVYVAPGHRGEEAGITRALLAEIECWAAERSDTLRLEVHEDNPRARRFYEKLGFTYTGASRPYELEPGGLELEMAKRVR; this is translated from the coding sequence ATGCCACGACCCGAACTCGTGATCAGGACCACCCGCGAAGACGACTGGGCCGCCGTCCGTGACCTGCGCCTCGAGATGCTGCGCGACACCCCGATCGCGTTCGGCGACACGCTGGAGCGCGCCCTCACGTACGACGAGGCCGAGTGGCGCACGCGCGCCCGCCGAGGCGAGTCGTCGCAGCAGACCGTGGTCGTCGCCATCCGCGACGACGAGTGGGTCGGCACCATGGCCTGCTACGTGCCCGATCTCGCGACCGGGCCCATGCTCGTCGGCGTCTACGTGGCGCCCGGGCACCGCGGCGAGGAGGCCGGCATCACGCGAGCGCTGCTCGCCGAGATCGAGTGCTGGGCGGCCGAGCGCAGCGACACGCTGCGCCTCGAGGTGCACGAGGACAACCCGCGCGCCCGACGGTTCTACGAGAAGCTCGGCTTCACCTACACCGGCGCGAGCCGGCCCTACGAGCTCGAGCCGGGCGGACTCGAGCTCGAGATGGCCAAGCGCGTGCGCTGA
- a CDS encoding ABC transporter permease encodes MNLLGVLLRQRLRRDRVQLALWIVGTAALAVMATTAVRDTFGELAEREGILRLTSVAPAILVFRGTPNGAEQGPFAFFLMFAFLALLAGLMSTFLAVRHTRGDEETGRAELVASTPASRLLPTAATVLHGVIANVVLGLGVAIAFWASGLDATGAFVAGAAVAACGVAFLAIGLVFAQLFRTSRAANGAGVAAVVAAYFVRGIGDAAGEPSADGLHRTPMWISWLSPIGWGQRTNAFAENDLAPLLLSIGFAAVLVALVFVFQSARDSGASVLPGLRGRDHAGPVLSGSLGLAWKLSIGAVVSWAAGAAVMGALATSLTQLVDRLGSDVPDVAVRLRQMAGADATLEQALTTTFFSVIGILASACALQLVIRARQEEAHGTAEAVLATPVPRQRWLGEYGAVALIGVVIVIAVSMLAAFAGAQPADDPAGMAQDAAEAAIAQLPAVLVFLGIGMLLFVLVPRVMIGAAWAVLTLAAFLGVFGELLGLPDWMHDLSPFAHSPVPIGDEVDWTGGIWMIGIGVAAIAVSIVLMRRRELAAGG; translated from the coding sequence GTGAACCTGCTCGGCGTGCTGCTGCGGCAGCGGCTGCGCCGCGACCGGGTGCAGCTGGCGCTGTGGATCGTGGGCACGGCGGCGCTCGCGGTCATGGCGACGACCGCGGTGAGGGACACGTTCGGCGAGCTCGCCGAACGCGAGGGCATCCTGCGGCTGACGAGCGTCGCGCCGGCGATCCTCGTGTTCCGCGGCACCCCCAACGGGGCCGAACAGGGCCCGTTCGCGTTCTTCCTCATGTTCGCGTTCCTCGCGCTGCTCGCCGGGCTCATGAGCACGTTCCTCGCCGTGCGGCACACGCGCGGCGACGAGGAGACGGGGCGCGCCGAGCTCGTCGCGTCGACGCCCGCGTCGCGCCTGCTGCCGACCGCGGCGACCGTCCTGCACGGCGTGATCGCGAACGTCGTGCTCGGCCTCGGGGTGGCGATCGCCTTCTGGGCGAGCGGCCTCGACGCGACCGGGGCGTTCGTCGCGGGCGCGGCGGTCGCCGCGTGCGGGGTCGCGTTCCTCGCGATCGGGCTCGTCTTCGCGCAGCTGTTCCGCACGTCGCGGGCCGCGAACGGCGCGGGCGTCGCGGCGGTGGTCGCGGCGTACTTCGTCCGCGGCATCGGCGACGCGGCCGGCGAGCCGTCCGCCGACGGGCTGCATCGCACGCCGATGTGGATCAGCTGGCTCTCGCCGATCGGATGGGGACAGCGCACGAACGCGTTCGCCGAGAACGACCTCGCGCCGCTGCTCCTCTCGATCGGGTTCGCGGCCGTGCTCGTGGCGCTCGTGTTCGTGTTCCAGTCGGCGCGCGACAGCGGCGCGAGCGTGCTGCCCGGACTGCGCGGGCGCGACCACGCCGGGCCGGTGCTGTCGGGCTCGCTCGGACTCGCCTGGAAGCTCAGCATCGGCGCCGTCGTGTCGTGGGCCGCGGGTGCCGCGGTGATGGGCGCGCTCGCGACCTCGCTCACCCAGCTCGTCGACCGGCTCGGCTCCGACGTGCCCGACGTCGCGGTGCGCCTGCGGCAGATGGCCGGGGCGGATGCGACGCTCGAGCAGGCGCTGACCACGACGTTCTTCAGCGTGATCGGCATCCTCGCGTCGGCGTGCGCGCTGCAGCTCGTGATCCGCGCCCGCCAGGAGGAGGCGCACGGCACCGCCGAGGCGGTGCTCGCGACCCCGGTGCCGCGGCAGCGCTGGCTCGGCGAGTACGGCGCGGTCGCGCTCATCGGCGTCGTGATCGTGATCGCCGTGTCGATGCTCGCCGCGTTCGCGGGCGCGCAGCCGGCCGACGACCCGGCGGGCATGGCGCAGGATGCCGCGGAGGCGGCGATCGCGCAGCTGCCCGCGGTGCTCGTCTTCCTGGGCATCGGCATGCTGCTGTTCGTGCTCGTGCCGCGCGTGATGATCGGGGCCGCGTGGGCGGTGCTCACGCTCGCCGCGTTCCTCGGGGTCTTCGGCGAGCTGCTCGGCCTGCCCGACTGGATGCACGACCTGTCGCCCTTCGCGCACTCGCCCGTGCCGATCGGCGACGAGGTCGACTGGACCGGCGGGATCTGGATGATCGGCATCGGCGTGGCCGCGATCGCGGTGTCCATCGTGCTCATGCGCCGGCGGGAGCTCGCCGCCGGCGGCTGA
- a CDS encoding ABC transporter ATP-binding protein, whose protein sequence is MTSVISTRGLEKRFGRTVALDGLDLEVRPGEIHGFLGPNGAGKSTTLRILLGLARADGGTVELFGRDPWADAADLHRRLAYVPGDVTLWPNLTGGEAIDLISRLRGGTADRAAYAERKARLIEAFQFDPRVRGRAYSKGNRQKVALIAAFATPAELYLLDEPTSGLDPLMEVVFNREIDRIAKEGATVLLSSHILSEVEELCDRVSIIRAGRLVESGTLAELRHLTRSTVAFVHVPGQEGAIAAIDGVHDLVADNGRVRFTVDSDRMAGMLPELGRLGVQGLTVMPPSLEELFLRHYGDDPALLTAEARA, encoded by the coding sequence ATGACCAGCGTGATCAGCACCCGCGGCCTCGAGAAGCGCTTCGGGCGGACCGTCGCGCTCGACGGCCTCGACCTCGAGGTGCGCCCCGGCGAGATCCACGGCTTCCTCGGGCCCAACGGCGCGGGCAAGTCCACGACGCTGCGCATCCTGCTCGGGCTGGCACGCGCCGACGGCGGCACGGTCGAGCTGTTCGGCCGCGACCCGTGGGCCGACGCCGCCGACCTCCACCGACGGCTGGCGTACGTTCCCGGCGACGTGACCCTCTGGCCGAACCTCACCGGCGGCGAGGCGATCGACCTCATCTCGCGGCTGCGCGGCGGCACGGCCGACCGCGCCGCGTACGCCGAGCGCAAGGCGCGCCTGATCGAGGCGTTCCAGTTCGACCCGCGCGTGAGGGGCCGGGCGTACTCGAAGGGCAACCGGCAGAAGGTCGCGCTCATCGCCGCGTTCGCGACCCCGGCCGAACTGTACCTGCTCGACGAACCGACGAGCGGGCTCGACCCGCTCATGGAGGTCGTCTTCAACCGCGAGATCGACCGGATCGCGAAGGAGGGCGCGACGGTGCTGCTCTCGAGCCACATCCTGTCGGAGGTCGAGGAGCTCTGCGACCGCGTGAGCATCATCCGCGCGGGCCGGCTGGTGGAGTCGGGCACACTCGCCGAGCTGCGGCACCTCACGCGCTCGACCGTCGCGTTCGTGCACGTGCCGGGCCAGGAGGGCGCGATCGCGGCGATCGACGGCGTGCACGACCTGGTGGCCGACAACGGCCGCGTGCGCTTCACGGTCGACAGCGACCGGATGGCCGGCATGCTGCCCGAGCTCGGCCGGCTCGGCGTGCAGGGCCTCACGGTGATGCCGCCCTCGCTCGAGGAGCTCTTCCTCCGGCACTACGGCGACGACCCGGCGCTCCTGACGGCGGAGGCGCGCGCGTGA
- the kdpB gene encoding potassium-transporting ATPase subunit KdpB → MSTITVPSPSGAPIEEHAPHRHPKPKAPFGPRQLLAALPGALRKLDPREMWRNPVMFIVEIGAALTTAIAIAEPFLGGPEASGGTEVPESFTWAIAGWLWATVIFANLAESVAEGRGKAQAETLRKTRTTTVAHVVRDYDATGDPAAERALLADVASADLRLGDVVVVSAGDLIPGDGDIVQGIASVDESAITGESAPVVRESGGDRSAVTGGTRVLSDRIVVRITSKPGETFVDRMIALVEGAARQRTPNEIALNILLASLSIVFVVVVLTLNPIASYAASPASVPVLIALLVCLIPTTIGGLLSAIGIAGMDRLVQQNVLAMSGRAVEAAGDVTTLLLDKTGTITYGNRRASEFVALDGVDEAELVRAAALASLADPTPEGSSIVDLAASRGIRFDAAPAGEVVPFTAQTRMSGLDLADGTVVRKGAGSTVTAWVAERARIPSSVEDELRKRVDAISTDGGTPLVVAIADAGGAPRVLGVVHLKDIVKEGLVDRFAELRAMGIRTVMITGDNPLTAKAIAAEAGVDDYLAEATPEDKLALIRREQEGGSLVAMTGDGTNDAPALAQADVGVAMNTGTSAAKEAGNMVDLDSDPTKLIDIVRIGKQLLITRGALTTFSIANDVAKYFAIIPAMFAGVFPGLAALNVMQLSSPASAVLSAIIFNAIIIVILIPLALRGVAYRPLGATAILNRNLLVYGLGGIIAPFVGIKLIDLAVGLIPGF, encoded by the coding sequence ATGTCCACCATCACCGTTCCCAGCCCGTCGGGCGCACCGATCGAGGAGCACGCGCCGCACCGGCATCCGAAGCCGAAGGCCCCGTTCGGGCCGCGGCAGCTCCTCGCCGCCCTGCCCGGCGCCCTGCGCAAGCTCGATCCCCGCGAGATGTGGCGCAACCCCGTCATGTTCATCGTCGAGATCGGCGCGGCACTGACCACCGCGATCGCGATCGCCGAGCCGTTCCTCGGCGGCCCCGAGGCATCCGGCGGCACCGAGGTGCCCGAGAGCTTCACGTGGGCGATCGCGGGCTGGCTCTGGGCCACCGTCATCTTCGCCAACCTCGCGGAGTCGGTCGCCGAGGGCCGCGGCAAGGCGCAGGCCGAGACGCTCCGGAAGACGCGCACGACGACCGTCGCGCACGTCGTGCGGGACTACGACGCGACGGGCGACCCGGCCGCCGAGCGAGCCCTGCTGGCGGATGTCGCGAGCGCCGACCTGCGGCTCGGCGACGTCGTCGTGGTGTCGGCGGGCGACCTCATCCCCGGCGACGGCGACATCGTGCAGGGCATCGCGTCGGTCGACGAGTCGGCGATCACCGGCGAGTCCGCGCCGGTCGTGCGCGAGTCGGGCGGCGACCGCAGCGCGGTGACCGGCGGAACCCGCGTGCTCTCCGACCGCATCGTGGTGCGCATCACCTCGAAGCCCGGCGAGACCTTCGTCGACCGCATGATCGCGCTCGTCGAGGGGGCGGCCCGGCAGCGCACGCCGAACGAGATCGCGCTGAACATCCTGCTCGCGAGCCTGTCGATCGTCTTCGTCGTCGTCGTCCTGACGCTGAACCCCATCGCGTCGTACGCGGCGTCGCCCGCCAGCGTCCCGGTGCTCATCGCGCTGCTCGTCTGCCTCATCCCCACGACGATCGGCGGCCTGCTCTCGGCCATCGGCATCGCCGGCATGGATCGCTTGGTGCAGCAGAACGTGCTCGCCATGTCGGGCCGCGCGGTCGAGGCCGCGGGCGACGTCACGACCCTGCTGCTCGACAAGACCGGCACCATCACCTACGGCAACCGGCGGGCGAGCGAGTTCGTCGCGCTCGACGGCGTCGACGAGGCGGAACTGGTCCGTGCGGCGGCCCTCGCGTCGCTCGCCGACCCCACGCCGGAGGGCAGCTCGATCGTCGACCTCGCGGCGAGCCGCGGCATCCGCTTCGATGCCGCGCCGGCCGGCGAGGTCGTGCCCTTCACCGCGCAGACCCGGATGTCGGGCCTCGACCTCGCGGACGGCACCGTCGTCCGCAAGGGCGCCGGCTCGACCGTGACCGCGTGGGTCGCCGAGCGCGCCCGCATCCCGTCGAGCGTGGAGGACGAGCTCCGCAAGCGCGTCGACGCCATCTCGACCGACGGCGGCACGCCGCTCGTCGTCGCGATCGCGGACGCCGGCGGCGCGCCCCGAGTGCTCGGCGTCGTCCACCTCAAGGACATCGTGAAGGAGGGCCTCGTCGACCGGTTCGCCGAACTTCGCGCCATGGGCATCCGCACGGTGATGATCACGGGCGACAACCCGCTGACCGCGAAGGCGATCGCCGCCGAGGCCGGCGTCGACGACTACCTCGCCGAGGCCACGCCCGAGGACAAGCTCGCGTTGATCCGCCGCGAGCAGGAGGGCGGAAGCCTCGTGGCGATGACCGGCGACGGCACGAACGACGCGCCCGCGCTCGCGCAGGCCGACGTCGGCGTGGCGATGAACACGGGCACGTCGGCTGCGAAGGAGGCCGGCAACATGGTCGACCTCGACTCCGACCCGACCAAGCTCATCGACATCGTCCGGATCGGCAAGCAGCTGCTCATCACGCGGGGGGCGCTCACGACCTTCTCGATCGCGAACGACGTCGCGAAGTACTTCGCGATCATCCCGGCGATGTTCGCGGGGGTCTTCCCCGGCCTCGCGGCCCTCAACGTCATGCAACTGAGCTCGCCGGCCTCGGCGGTGCTCTCCGCGATCATCTTCAACGCGATCATCATCGTCATCCTGATCCCGCTCGCCCTGCGCGGCGTCGCCTACCGTCCGCTCGGCGCGACGGCCATCCTGAACCGCAACCTGCTGGTCTACGGCCTCGGCGGCATCATCGCCCCGTTCGTCGGCATCAAGCTGATCGACCTCGCCGTCGGCCTGATCCCGGGGTTCTGA
- a CDS encoding TrkH family potassium uptake protein: MAAQPVGRRGMARRSWLGGVRDAIDALVRSSPSRFAIIVFASLILITTLLLSLPIARAGAGTGGTPLYDAFFTATSAICVTGLTTVDMATHWSPFGNAVIFIGMNVGGMGVLTLASILGLVISRRLGLRAKLIAASDTNPSRVHAGPVSERQAVRLGEVGGLLATVAISTLSIEAVIMLGMIPSVLAAGYDVGTSVWYSAYYSVSAFTNTGFAPNPLGPVEFFDDYWFQSLLMLDVFLGSLGFPVIYALLRTWRMPRRWSVHVKLTLTTTAILWVAGALTFLVLEYDNPKTYGAFGFGKTLYEAFFMSTMTRSGGFATIDMHDLYGSSLLVTDMLMFVGGGSASTAGGIKVTTLAVLFLAAYAEARGAPAMEAFGRRIPRDILRLAVSVVLWGATIVAVSTVVITQMTKAPLDFVLFDVISAFATCGLSTGLTEALPPEGKYVMAVTMFMGRVGTVTLAAALAAAQKRQLFRRPEERPIVG; this comes from the coding sequence ATGGCCGCGCAACCCGTGGGCCGCCGGGGAATGGCCCGGCGCTCATGGCTCGGCGGTGTCCGCGATGCGATCGACGCGCTCGTGCGCAGCTCGCCGTCGCGCTTCGCGATCATCGTGTTCGCGAGCCTCATCCTCATCACCACGCTGCTGCTGTCGCTGCCGATCGCGCGAGCGGGCGCCGGCACGGGCGGCACCCCGCTGTACGACGCGTTCTTCACCGCGACGTCCGCGATCTGCGTCACGGGGCTCACGACGGTCGACATGGCCACGCACTGGTCGCCGTTCGGCAACGCGGTGATCTTCATCGGCATGAACGTCGGCGGCATGGGCGTGCTGACGCTCGCCTCGATCCTCGGCCTCGTGATCTCGCGCCGGCTGGGCCTGCGCGCGAAGCTCATCGCGGCGAGCGACACGAACCCGTCGCGCGTGCACGCCGGCCCGGTCTCCGAGCGGCAGGCGGTGCGGCTCGGCGAGGTCGGCGGGCTGCTCGCGACCGTCGCGATCAGCACGCTGTCGATCGAGGCGGTCATCATGCTCGGGATGATCCCGAGCGTGCTCGCCGCGGGCTACGACGTCGGCACGAGCGTCTGGTACTCGGCCTACTACTCGGTCAGCGCGTTCACGAACACGGGCTTCGCGCCGAACCCGCTCGGCCCGGTCGAGTTCTTCGACGACTACTGGTTCCAGTCGCTGCTCATGCTCGACGTGTTCCTCGGCAGCCTCGGCTTCCCGGTGATCTACGCGCTGTTGCGCACCTGGCGGATGCCGCGGCGCTGGAGCGTGCACGTGAAGCTCACGCTCACCACCACGGCGATCCTGTGGGTGGCCGGCGCCCTCACGTTCCTCGTGCTCGAGTACGACAACCCGAAGACCTACGGCGCGTTCGGCTTCGGCAAGACGTTGTACGAAGCCTTCTTCATGTCGACGATGACCCGCTCGGGCGGCTTCGCGACGATCGACATGCACGACCTGTACGGCTCGAGCCTGCTCGTGACCGACATGCTCATGTTCGTCGGCGGCGGCTCGGCGTCGACCGCGGGCGGCATCAAGGTCACCACGCTCGCGGTGCTGTTCCTCGCCGCGTACGCGGAGGCGCGCGGGGCGCCCGCGATGGAGGCGTTCGGGCGGCGCATCCCCCGCGACATCCTGCGCCTGGCCGTCAGCGTCGTGCTGTGGGGCGCGACGATCGTCGCGGTGTCGACCGTCGTCATCACGCAGATGACGAAGGCGCCGCTCGACTTCGTGCTGTTCGACGTCATCTCGGCGTTCGCGACGTGCGGCCTGTCGACCGGCCTCACGGAGGCGTTGCCGCCCGAGGGCAAGTACGTCATGGCCGTGACCATGTTCATGGGTCGCGTCGGCACCGTCACGCTCGCGGCGGCCCTCGCGGCCGCGCAGAAGCGCCAGCTGTTCAGGAGACCGGAAGAGAGGCCCATCGTTGGTTGA
- a CDS encoding 30S ribosomal protein bS22, whose protein sequence is MGSVIKKRRKRMAKKKHRKLLRKTRHQRRNKK, encoded by the coding sequence GTGGGTTCCGTCATCAAGAAGCGTCGCAAGCGCATGGCGAAGAAGAAGCACCGCAAGCTGCTTCGCAAGACGCGCCACCAGCGTCGCAACAAGAAGTAG